In candidate division KSB1 bacterium, the genomic stretch GAACTGCGCGCCGATGCGTTTGTGACCTTTGCGCTTAAACCGGACGGCAGCATCGACCAGGTGAAGATGCAGGCGGTTTCGCCGGCGACGGATTTTAGTTTTGATTTTCACGATCTGCTGTTGAAGCCGGCTTCGCGCCAGTCGCAATAAATTTGGCAAACTTTGAAACTTTCATTAAAAACCGGAGAGGTAGGTCATGTCTCATCGTCGTCTGTTTGCGCTGCCGCTCTTGATCGTCCTGTTGAGTGGTTTGAGTTTCGCCCAGCCTCGCGAAGTCGGCAATCTCGTCATCGACGGCATTCCCGATATTCCGGCGCGCATCGTCGAGCGCATGAATCAATATCAAAACGTCCGTTCCGCCGGGTTTCTGGATTGGAATCCGAATGGCCCGGGCATTTTGATCTCGACGCGTTTTGCCGAGACCAGCCAGATTCACTACGTCGAGCGTCCCGGCGGGGCGCGGCAGCAATTGACGTTCTTCAAAGAGCCGGTCGGCGGCGGCAGCTTTTATCCCGGCAAAGACCGCAACGGCTTTTTATTTAGCATGGACACCGGCGGCGCGGAGTTTTTTCAGCTTTTCTTTTTCGACCGCGATGCCGGGCAGAGCACGCTGCTCACCGACGGCAAATCACGCAACACCGGCGGCTTGTGGTCGCACGACGGCAAGTGGATCGCCTATTCGAGCACACTGCGCAACGGCAGAGATTCGGATATCCGATTGATGCGCGTTGACAAGCCGGGCGTCTCGGAGTTGTTGGTTGAAACACAGGGCGCCTGGAGTGCCATCGATTGGTCGCCGGACAACAGCAAGCTGCTCGTGCAGCATTACGTTTCCGCCAACGAATCCTATCTTTATTCGTGCGATGTTGCCACGAAAAAATTGACACCGATCAATCCTCAAAAAGACAAGAAAATTGCCTATGGCGCGGCGCTGTGGAGCAAGGATGGCCGCGGCGTTTATTACACCTCGGATGAGAATGGCGAATTTCAGCAGCTCATTTACCACGAGCTTGCCACCGGCAAGAAAACCGTTATCACCGGCAATCTGCTTTGGGACGTTGATGACATCGCGCTTTCCGACGATGGCAGGCGTTTGGCTTATGTAACCAACGAAGACGGCATCAGCAAATTGTATGTGTTGGATTTGCAAACCAAGCAGGAGGAAAAGGATTTGCCGCGGTTGCCGGTTGGCCTGATTTTCGGTTTGAAGTTTTCCAAAGACGGCATCGAGTTGGGCATGACGCTGAACACGTCACAAACTTCCGGCGATGTCTATTCGATCAATCTGGCGACGAGAGAATTGGTGCGCTGGACGTTCAGCGAAGTCGGCGGCCTCAAGGCGGAAAAATTCGTCACGCCGCAGTTGATTCGGTACCCGACGTTTGACAAAGTCAACAATAAACCGAGAATGATTCCGGCGTTTTATTACAAACCCCGCCAAGCCGCTGGAAAAATTCCCGTCATCATCAACATTCACGGCGGCCCCGAAGGCCAGGCGCGGCCGGGTTTCAACTCAACCTATCAATATCTGGTCAACGAGCTTGGCATCGCGGTGCTGGTGCCGAACGTGCGCGGCTCGTCCGGTTACGGCAAAACGTATTTGGCAATGGACAACGGCTACAAACGCGAAGAGTCGGTGAAAGACATCGGCGCGCTGCTGGATTGGATCGCGCAACAGCCGGAGCTTGACGCCAGCCGCGTCGGCGTCACCGGCGGCTCGTACGGCGGCTACATGACGCTGGCGACGATGTGCATGTACAACGACCGCATTCGCGCCGGCATCGATGTCGTCGGCATCAGCAATTTCGTGACGTTTTTGGAGAGCACACAAGAATATCGCCGCGATCTGCGCCGGGTGGAATATGGCGACGAGCGCGATCCGAAGATGCGCGAGTTCCTCATCAAAATTTCTCCGACGACGAATGCACATAAAATTACCAAACCACTGTTCGTCATTCAAGGCCTCAACGACCCGCGCGTGCCGGCGACGGAATCCAAACAAATGGTGGAAACTGTCCGCCAAAACGGCGGCAACGTTTGGTATCTCGTCGCCAAAGACGAAGGCCACGGCTTTCGCAAGAAAGTCAACCGCGATTATCAAACCAATGCCGAGTCGCTGTTTTGGGAGACGTTTCTGTTGAACGGGCGGGAGGGAAGCAATTAGTTGCTGGTGGCTTGTAGCTCGTTGCTCGTCGCTGCTGTTTAAGGAACCAGCAACAAGCGACGAGCAACCAGCAACGAGCTGCCAGCTACAGGTGAATTTGATATTGTTTCTGTGGCAACAGTTTATTAGATTTCTACAGTGGAGTGAAGTAAATCGTTTGAGATTGATATGCTGACTTGGGAGCAGTGGCGTGAGAAATCCAGAAGTTCTCTGGAAGCGGCGCAAATTCTGCTGGATCGCGACAAGCCCGTTGAGGCGGCAAGTCGGTCTTATTACGCCGCGTATCAAATGATCACAACCGCGCTGCTGAAACTCAACTTGAGCGCTCGAAACAGTTATGGCAATTGGTCACATCATGAAACGGTGGAAATGTATCATACCCATATCTGCAGAAAAGCGGATTTGGGGTTCAAAGAGAGGGAGGCTTTAAAGAGCTTGAGGTTAAAACTCCGAGGATTGTTGGAAACGAGATACGTGGCAGACGATGGTGATCCTGCCGCCGTTGTAGTTTCTGTTGCCCAAGGACATTGGCGAGATGCTAATCGTCTGGTGAGTCTTTTGAATTCTCTGGTTAATAGAGGTTTGTTATGAATAGGAATCACAAAGATACAACCGCTGATCCTTTTTCCC encodes the following:
- a CDS encoding S9 family peptidase, whose protein sequence is MSHRRLFALPLLIVLLSGLSFAQPREVGNLVIDGIPDIPARIVERMNQYQNVRSAGFLDWNPNGPGILISTRFAETSQIHYVERPGGARQQLTFFKEPVGGGSFYPGKDRNGFLFSMDTGGAEFFQLFFFDRDAGQSTLLTDGKSRNTGGLWSHDGKWIAYSSTLRNGRDSDIRLMRVDKPGVSELLVETQGAWSAIDWSPDNSKLLVQHYVSANESYLYSCDVATKKLTPINPQKDKKIAYGAALWSKDGRGVYYTSDENGEFQQLIYHELATGKKTVITGNLLWDVDDIALSDDGRRLAYVTNEDGISKLYVLDLQTKQEEKDLPRLPVGLIFGLKFSKDGIELGMTLNTSQTSGDVYSINLATRELVRWTFSEVGGLKAEKFVTPQLIRYPTFDKVNNKPRMIPAFYYKPRQAAGKIPVIINIHGGPEGQARPGFNSTYQYLVNELGIAVLVPNVRGSSGYGKTYLAMDNGYKREESVKDIGALLDWIAQQPELDASRVGVTGGSYGGYMTLATMCMYNDRIRAGIDVVGISNFVTFLESTQEYRRDLRRVEYGDERDPKMREFLIKISPTTNAHKITKPLFVIQGLNDPRVPATESKQMVETVRQNGGNVWYLVAKDEGHGFRKKVNRDYQTNAESLFWETFLLNGREGSN